Below is a genomic region from Candidatus Poribacteria bacterium.
TTCGCGGTCCAACCAAAGTTTCTAGCCGTCGGCGATAATCTCGTCGGTGTGCGAGTGACCGGAAGTGGGAAGGGCATCCCTGCCCCGATGCGCTCTACTGAAGTCCAGCATCAAATCCTGATTGAGAAACTAGAAGTACACCTCAAATATCGCTAGTGCGTTGATTAACCGGGACAAAACTAGAAAACGAGAAAGCGGGATAAATGATAATCGAAAACCAACACTACATGATCCGTTCAGGCAACTCGAACAATATCTATTGGGAACAAGGGATTTATCCAGACTGGACCGCCCTCAGCGCATTCCGTCATTTTCCTGACCAACAGATAGGTACAGGCGTTGAGCCACACTATCACGACAATGACGAATTGTGGCTTTTCACCGCCGGACGCGGGGAGGTCTGGCTAGATGATCAACGCTTCGAGATCACACCCAATACGCTGGTTTATACGCCGATGGGCGTTGTGCACCGGTTCCAGATGTTTACCGGCTACGAGAATAACGCCATCGTGACGCAACTTGAGCGACAAAAGCGACCGATACATATCTTGGTCGAAGAGACAGGGCCTCCGATTCCGACCGTTCCAGGGTTTGTAGTTCCCGGTGAAAGCAATACGGGCCCCATCTCGAACCGTGGATCGCGTTGCCCATTAAGTGAGTGGCGAGTGGTCGCATTCGGGGCCGGCGAGGGAATTGACGAAGTACCTTTGACCTGCAATGAGCATTGGCTGATTGTCGGTGGAACGATTAACTTGAC
It encodes:
- a CDS encoding cupin domain-containing protein, with the protein product MIIENQHYMIRSGNSNNIYWEQGIYPDWTALSAFRHFPDQQIGTGVEPHYHDNDELWLFTAGRGEVWLDDQRFEITPNTLVYTPMGVVHRFQMFTGYENNAIVTQLERQKRPIHILVEETGPPIPTVPGFVVPGESNTGPISNRGSRCPLSEWRVVAFGAGEGIDEVPLTCNEHWLIVGGTINLTVDGLALELSGEDLAMLKAGAVRKINSTEGARVVLARE